In a single window of the Chlamydiota bacterium genome:
- a CDS encoding thioredoxin family protein, translating into MIDFKLKGVDEKEYSVASFKDKKFLVIVFTCNHCPYAQASWPRLIELQKEFASRDIQFVGINPNDDRKYPDDSFSNMKLLAKEKSVNFPYLRDASQEVARAYQAQCTPDVYVYDRARQLKYHGRMDDNWQEPTKVKSHDLKNALETLLQGKVPSEKQMPSMGCSIKWK; encoded by the coding sequence ATGATTGATTTCAAGCTCAAAGGCGTGGATGAAAAAGAATATTCAGTAGCCAGTTTCAAAGATAAAAAATTTTTGGTGATCGTTTTTACATGTAACCATTGTCCTTATGCTCAAGCCTCTTGGCCCAGGCTGATTGAGCTTCAAAAGGAATTTGCCTCTAGAGATATTCAGTTTGTCGGAATCAATCCGAATGATGACAGAAAATATCCAGATGACAGTTTTTCAAACATGAAGCTGCTTGCGAAGGAAAAAAGTGTGAATTTCCCTTATTTAAGGGATGCCTCTCAAGAAGTCGCACGTGCCTATCAGGCCCAGTGTACGCCGGACGTGTATGTTTATGACCGGGCTCGCCAATTAAAATACCATGGCCGCATGGATGACAATTGGCAAGAGCCGACAAAGGTGAAGTCGCACGATCTTAAGAATGCACTTGAGACCCTTCTCCAAGGAAAGGTGCCTTCGGAGAAACAAATGCCTTCCATGGGATGCTCCATTAAGTGGAAGTAA